One window of Lacerta agilis isolate rLacAgi1 chromosome 14, rLacAgi1.pri, whole genome shotgun sequence genomic DNA carries:
- the LOC117057827 gene encoding olfactory receptor 10A7-like codes for MAYLTSWNGTSVTEFLLLGFSDTPEMQHFLFALFLIFYVVTLATNFLLLITVSTDRSLHTPMYFFLGNLSFLEIIYTSNIVPRMLTGLISEEKTISFMDCMIQFYFFGSLGGTECLLLSVMSYDRYIAICNPLHYTTVMNSNMCVWLAASSWISGFLITLITVLLMISLTFCGPNEINHFFCDFSPLLKLACSDTYLFEKTSFILSSSLTLIPFLLTVVSYTYILSAVIKQASGTRSKKAISTCSTHLIVVTTFYGTLITMYVVPAAKHSVDTSKIFSIFYTIVTPMINPLIYSLRNKKVREALKRLVDAKLVFWK; via the coding sequence ATGGCATACCTAACCTCATGGAATGGGACCTCAGTCACTGAATTTTTGCTACTCGGATTCTCAGATACCCCTGAAATGCAGCACTtcctgtttgctttgtttttgatcTTCTACGTGGTTACACTTGCTACCAATTTCTTACTTTTGATCACTGTATCAACAGATCGTAGCTTGCACACACCAATGTATTTCTTCCTGGGTAACCTTTCCTTCCTTGAGATCATCTATACATCCAACATTGTTCCCAGGATGCTAACCGGTTTGATCTCTGAGGAGAAGACCATTTCTTTTATGGACTGCATGATTCAGTTTTATTTCTTTGGATCACTGGGTGGCACTGAATGTCTTCTCCTATCAGTGATGTCTTATGACCGCTATATCGCCATATGCAACCCTCTGCACTACACAACTGTTATGAACAGCAACATGTGTGTTTGGCTGGCTGCTAGCTCTTGGATCAGTGGCTTTCTGATAACCTTAATTACAGTGTTGCTAATGATAAGCTTGACCTTCTGTGGGCCCAATGAAATCAATCATTTCTTTTGTGATTTTTCTCCACTGCTGAAGCTTGCTTGCTCTGACACATACCTGTTTGAAAAgacttctttcattctttcttccaGTCTAACATTGATCCCATTCCTACTTACGGTTGTGTCTTACACTTATATATTGTCAGCTGTTATCAAACAGGCTTCTGGCACCAGGTCTAAAAAGGCAATTTCTACCTGCTCCACTCACCTCATAGTAGTTACAACTTTCTATGGGACGCTGATTACAATGTATGTTGTTCCTGCTGCTAAACACTCTGTAGACACAAGCAAGATCTTCTCAATCTTCTATACTATTGTGACTCCAATGATTAATCCCCTCATCTATAGCTTGAGGAACAAGAAGGTACGTGAAGCCTTGAAAAGGCTTGTAGATGCAAAACTTGTATTCTGGAAGTAG
- the LOC117057835 gene encoding olfactory receptor 1020-like, whose product MKREEGNQTAPVAFILLDFNSDDVPILLFILFLPIYLATMAGNILIIILVILDQHLHTPMYFFLGNLSCLETCYSSTVMPRMLVSFLTGDRTISINGCFAQLYFFGLLATTECYFLAVMSYDRYLAICKPLHYAILMNGRICFLLIAGSWFSGSLPINVMIFLVSHLRFCGPNKINHFLCDFTPVIRLSCNDTKVAEMTAFIFSSIGTLPPLLITVASYVCIIKSILRIPSTTGKQKAFSTCSSHLTVVACFYGSLMIVYVLPNMSYLSELKKVFSLFYTLLTPLVNPLVYSLRNKEVKEAIKNSLFKMIRRIH is encoded by the coding sequence ATGAAACGAGAAGAAGGAAATCAGACAGCCCCTGTGGCATTTATTCTCCTGGACTTCAATAGTGACGATGTACCAATACTACTTTTCATACTGTTTCTACCAATCTACCTTGCAACCATGGCTGGAAACATCCTCATTATTATTCTAGTGATTCTTGATCAGCATCTTCACACACCCATGTATTTCTTTCTGGGAAACCTGTCCTGCCTGGAGACTTGTTACAGCTCAACTGTCATGCCGAGGATGCTAGTCAGTTTTCTGACTGGAGACAGAACCATTTCTATCAATGGATGCTTTGCGCAGCTATATTTCTTTGGGCTTCTTGCAACTACAGAATGCTACTTTCTAGCAGTGATGTCTTATGATCGCTACTTAGCAATATGTAAGCCGTTGCATTATGCAATACTCATGAATGGAAGAATTTGCTTTCTGCTAATTGCTGGATCATGGTTCAGTGGGTCACTGCCTATCAATGTCATGATATTCTTGGTATCTCACCTGAGGTTTTGTGGGCCCAACAAAATAAATCATTTCCTCTGTGATTTCACCCCAGTGATAAGACTTTCCTGCAATGACACCAAAGTGGCTGAAATGACAGCCTTCATTTTCTCCTCCATAGGCACTCTGCCCCCTCTTTTAATAACTGTGGCATCTTATGTTTGTATTATCAAGAGCATTTTAAGGATCCCATCCACCACTGGGAAACAAAAAGCATTTTCTACATGTTCCTCTCACCTGACCGTGGTTGCTTGCTTCTATGGCTCCCTGATGATAGTTTATGTATTACCAAACATGAGTTATCTGAGTGAGTTGAAGAAAGTATTCTCTCTGTTCTATACTCTGCTCACCCCACTGGTCAACCCCCTTGTATACAGTTTGAGGAACAAAGAAGTGAAGGAAGCAATAAAGAATAGTTTATTTAAGATGATTCGTAGAATACATTAA
- the LOC117057830 gene encoding olfactory receptor 2AP1-like, translating into MKWQKSSKLMYADDAVLLSQTKVGLKQALEKFNDQYGHSPEPDLRHYLQLYDTMQLKNNDRDGNQTEPIMFILLDFNNEDLWVLFSILFLPVYLVTMAGNILIVILVVLNQHLHTPMYFFLGNLSCLETCYTSTIMPRMLVSFLTGDRSISIKGCFTQLYFFGSLAAAECYFLAVMSYDRYLAICKPLHYTILMNDRICILLIVGPWIIAFLAISPIIFFMSQLNFCGPNKINHFFCDFTPLVRLSCNETDLVETTAFIMSFIGTLAPFVITVSSYVYIIKNILRIPSTTGKQKAFSTCSSHLTVVACFYGSLMIVYVLPNMSSLSDLKKLFALFYTLLTPLVNPIVYSLRNKEVKEAIKKTCKILQRYYY; encoded by the exons ATGAAG TGGCAGAAAAGTTCCAAATTAATGTATGCTGATGATGCTGTACTTCTTTCTCAAACTAAAGTTGGCTTGAAACAAGCTTTAGAGAAATTTAATGACCAAT ATGGGCATTCTCCAGAGCCCGATTTGAGGCACTACCTACAACTGTATGATACG ATGCAACTGAAAAACAATGATAGAGATGGAAATCAAACAGAGCCCATAATGTTTATCCTCTTGGACTTCAATAATGAAGATCTGTGGGTGTTATTTTCCATACTGTTTCTGCCTGTTTACCTTGTGACCATGGCTGGGAACATCCTCATTGTTATACTAGTAGTCCTCAATCAGCATCTTCACACACCCATGTATTTCTTTCTGGGAAATCTGTCCTGCCTGGAGACCTGCTACACCTCAACCATCATGCCAAGGATGCTGGTCAGTTTTCTGACTGGAGACAGAAGTATTTCTATTAAAGGATGCTTTACACAGCTGTATTTCTTTGGTTCTCTTGCAGCTGCAGAATGCTACTTTCTAGCAGTGATGTCATACGATCGCTATTTAGCAATATGCAAACCATTGCATTACACAATACTTATGAATGACAGAATCTGCATTCTGCTGATTGTCGGACCATGGATCATTGCGTTTCTGGCAATTAGTCCAATAATATTCTTCATGTCTCAACTGAATTTCTGTGGACCCAACAAAATCAACCATTTCTTCTGTGATTTCACCCCCTTGGTAAGACTTTCCTGTAATGAGACCGATTTGGTTGAAACTACTGCCTTCATAATGTCATTCATAGGTACTCTGGCACCCTTTGTCATAACTGTGTCCTCTTATGTTTACATCatcaaaaacattttaagaatCCCATCCACCACTGGTAAACAAAAGGCATTCTCTACATGCTCCTCTCACTTGACTGTGGTTGCTTGCTTCTATGGTTCACTGATGATAGTCTATGTATTACCAAACATGAGTTCACTGAGTGACTTGAAGAAACTCTTCGCTCTGTTCTACACTTTGCTCACCCCACTAGTCAATCCCATTGTGTACAGCTTGAGGAACAAAGAGGTaaaggaagcaattaaaaaaacatgcAAGATACTTCAgaggtattattattaa
- the LOC117057834 gene encoding olfactory receptor 2AP1-like: MQHLKNSEWQNVTGITEFLLLGFRNVENLNILLFLLFLVIYIVTLSGNFLIVALVMAEQHLHTPMYFFLSNLSFVEICYTSNILPRMLNSFLTGDKTISFVGCILQMHLFSTLAATECYLLAVMSYDRYLAICRPLHYVTLMDNRTCILLVSVSWLIGSLLITILTSLLTQLTFCSQYQIDHFFCDFTPVVRLSCSDTRVIETAAFITSSIGILPTFLITVTSYIFIITTILKIPSMTGRQKAFSTCSSHLTVVSVFYGSLAFVYILPTNGKFKELNKVFSFLYTILTPMANPFIYSLRNKDVKDTLRKALCQFGCCFSCIH; the protein is encoded by the coding sequence ATGCAGCATTTGAAAAACTCAGAATGGCAAAACGTCACAGGTATCACCGAATTCCTTCTCCTTGGATTTAGGAATGTTGAGAACTTGAATATACTCCTCTTTTTGTTATTTCTAGTTATCTATATTGTGACTCTGTCTGGTAATTTCCTCATTGTTGCACTTGTCATGGCTGAGCAGCACCTTCACACTCCCATGTATTTCTTTCTGTCAAATTTGTCCTTCGTGGAGATATGCTACACCTCAAATATCTTACCCAGAATGCTGAACAGTTTTCTTACAGGGGACAAAACCATTTCTTTTGTGGGCTGCATCCTACAGATGCATTTATTTTCCACCCTAGCAGCTACTGAATGTTACCTCTTGGCAGTGATGTCATATGATCGCTACCTAGCTATATGTAGGCCATTGCATTATGTTACGCTTATGGACAACAGAACATGCATCTTGCTGGTTTCAGTATCCTGGTTAATTGGGTCGCTGCTTATAACCATCTTAACATCTTTGTTGACCCAGCTCACGTTCTGCAGCCAATATCAAATTGACCATTTCTTTTGTGATTTTACACCTGTAGTAAGACTGTCTTGCAGTGACACCCGGGTTATTGAAACTGCAGCTTTCATAACATCATCCATCGGAATTCTACCCACATTTCTCATAACTGTAACATCTTACATTTTTATCATCACCACAATCCTAAAAATCCCATCTATGACTgggaggcaaaaggccttttccaCCTGCTCTTCTCATCTCACTGTAGTTTCAGTTTTCTATGGATCTTTAGCGTTTGTCTACATCTTACCAACAAATGGTAAATTCAAAGAACTAAATAAGGTTTTCTCCTTTTTGTACACAATCCTAACTCCAATGGCTAATCCCTTCATTTACAGCCTAAGGAACAAAGATGTAAAGGACACCCTTAGAAAAGCATTGTGCcaatttggttgttgtttttcttgtattCATTGA
- the LOC117057829 gene encoding olfactory receptor 2AP1-like has product MKLNVNTEEENQTAPVAFILLDFNSEDLQTLFSILFLPIYLMTMTGNILIIILVVLNQHLHTPMYFFLGNLSCLETCYSSTIMPRILVSFLTGDRTISIKGCFTQLYFFGSLAAAECYFLAVMSYDRYLAICKPLHYTILMNDRICILLIVGPWIIAFLAMSPIIFFMSQLNFCGPNKINHFFCDFTPVVRLSCNETDLVETTAFIMSFIGILAPFVITVSSYVYIIKNILRIPSTTGKQKAFSTCSSHLTVVACFYGSLMIVYVLPNMSSLSDVKKLLALFYTLLTPLVNPIVYSLRNKEVKEAIKKTCKMLQRYYY; this is encoded by the coding sequence ATGAAACTGAATGTCAACACAGAAGAGGAAAATCAAACAGCTCCTGTGGCATTCATCCTCTTGGACTTTAATAGTGAGGACTTACAGACATTGTTTTCCATACTTTTTCTTCCTATCTACCTTATGACCATGACAGGAAACATTCTCATTATTATTCTAGTAGTCCTCAATCAGCATCTTCACACGCCTATGTATTTCTTCCTGGGAAACCTGTCATGCCTGGAGACTTGCTACAGCTCAACCATCATGCCAAGGATTCTGGTCAGTTTTCTGACTGGAGACAGAACTATTTCTATTAAAGGATGCTTTACACAGCTGTATTTCTTTGGTTCTCTTGCAGCTGCAGAATGTTACTTTCTAGCAGTGATGTCATATGATCGCTATTTAGCAATATGCAAACCATTGCATTACACAATACTTATGAATGACAGAATCTGCATTCTGCTGATTGTCGGACCATGGATCATTGCTTTTCTGGCAATGAGTCCAATAATATTCTTCATGTCTCAACTGAATTTCTGTGGACCCAACAAAATAAACCATTTCTTCTGTGATTTCACCCCCGTGGTAAGACTTTCCTGCAATGAGACTGATTTGGTTGAAACTACTGCCTTCATAATGTCCTTCATAGGTATTCTGGCACCCTTTGTCATAACTGTGTCCTCTTATGTTTACATCatcaaaaacattttaagaatCCCATCCACCACTGGTAAACAAAAGGCATTCTCTACATGCTCCTCTCACTTGACTGTGGTTGCTTGCTTCTATGGTTCACTGATGATAGTCTATGTCTTACCAAACATGAGTTCACTGAGTGACGTGAAGAAACTCTTAGCTCTGTTCTACACTTTGCTCACCCCACTAGTCAATCCCATTGTGTACAGCTTGAGGAACAAAGAGGTaaaggaagcaattaaaaaaacatgcAAGATGCTTCAgaggtattattattaa
- the LOC117057832 gene encoding olfactory receptor 2AP1-like, with product MQLKNNERDGNQTEPIIFILLDFNNEDLWVLFSILFLPVYLVTMAGNILIVILVVLDQHLHTPMYFFLGNLSCLETCYSSTIMPRMLVSFLSGDRSISVHGCFAQLYFFGFLAATECYFLAVMSYDRYLAICRPLHYVMLMDGRICIMLIAGSWISGSLGISIIIFLVSQLKFCGPNKINHFFCDLTPVIRLSCDKTDLVEMTAFIISSIGTLPPLLITISSYVGIIKNIIRIPSTTGKQKAFSTCSSHLTVVACFYGSLMIVYVLPNMSSLSELKKLFSLFYTLLTPLVNPIIYSLRNKEVKDAAKKTFKLLQRAH from the coding sequence ATGCAACTGAAAAACAATGAAAGAGATGGAAATCAAACAGAGCCCATAATATTTATCCTCTTGGACTTTAATAATGAAGATCTGTGGGTTTTATTTTCCATACTGTTTCTGCCTGTTTACCTTGTGACCATGGCTGGGAACATCCTCATTGTTATACTAGTAGTCCTCGATCAGCATCTTCACACACCCATGTATTTCTTTCTGGGAAACCTGTCCTGCTTGGAGACCTGCTACAGCTCAACCATCATGCCAAGAATGCTGGTCAGTTTTCTTTCTGGGGACAGATCCATTTCTGTTCATGGATGCTTTGCTCAGCTGTATTTCTTTGGGTTTCTTGCTGCTACAGAATGTTACTTTCTAGCAGTGATGTCTTATGATCGTTACTTAGCAATTTGCAGGCCACTGCATTACGTGATGCTCATGGATGGCAGAATTTGCATCATGCTCATTGCTGGGTCTTGGATCAGTGGTTCATTGGGTATCAGCATCATAATATTTTTGGTATCTCAGTTGAAATTCTGTGGGCCCAACAAAATCAATCATTTTTTCTGTGATTTAACACCTGTGATAAGACTCTCTTGTGACAAGACTGATTTAGTGGAAATGACAGCTTTCATCATCTCCTCTATAGGCACTCTTCCACCTCTTCTAATCACCATATCATCTTATGTTGGCATCATCAAAAACATTATAAGAATCCCATCTACCACTGGTAAACAAAAGGCATTCTCTACATGCTCCTCTCACCTGACTGTGGTTGCTTGCTTCTATGGTTCGCTGATGATAGTCTATGTTTTACCAAATATGAGTTCCTTGAGTGAATTGAAAAAACTTTTTTCTCTGTTCTACACCCTTCTCACCCCACTGGTCAACCCCATTATATATAGTTTGAGGAACAAAGAGGTAAAGGATGCAGCAAAGAAAACTTTCAAGCTGCTTCAGAGAGCTCACTAA
- the LOC117057828 gene encoding olfactory receptor 6B1-like: MKLNVNTEEENQTAPVAFILLDFNSEDLQTLFSILFLPIYLVTMAGNILIIILVVLNQHLHTPMYFFLGNLSCLETCYSSTIMPRMLVSFLTGDRTISINGCFAQLYFFGYLATTECYFLAVMSYDRYLAICKPLHYVMLMNGRICIMLIAGSWISGSLFISLIIFFVSQLQFCGPNKINHFFCDLIPMIRLSCNDTNLVETTAFIISFIGTLAPFIITVSSYVYIIKNILRIPSTTGKQKAFSTCSSHLTVVACFYGSLMIVYVLPNISSLSDLKKLFSLFYTLLTPLVNPLVYSLRNKEVKEAIKKTFQMFQRTY; the protein is encoded by the coding sequence ATGAAACTGAATGTCAACACAGAAGAGGAAAATCAAACAGCTCCTGTGGCATTCATCCTCTTGGACTTTAATAGTGAGGACTTACAGACATTGTTTTCCATACTTTTTCTTCCTATCTACCTTGTGACCATGGCTGGAAACATTCTCATTATTATTCTAGTAGTCCTCAATCAGCACCTTCACACGCCTATGTATTTCTTCCTGGGAAACCTGTCATGCCTGGAGACTTGCTACAGCTCAACCATCATGCCAAGGATGCTGGTCAGTTTTCTGACTGGAGACCGAACCATTTCTATTAACGGATGCTTTGCTCAGCTGTATTTCTTTGGTTATCTCGCAACTACAGAATGTTACTTTCTAGCAGTGATGTCTTATGATCGTTACTTAGCCATTTGTAAACCGTTGCATTATGTAATGCTCATGAATGGAAGAATTTGTATCATGCTTATTGCTGGATCATGGATCAGTGGATCACTGTTTATCAGTCTCATAATATTTTTTGTGTCTCAGCTGCAATTCTGTGGGCCCAACAAAATCAACCATTTCTTCTGTGATTTGATCCCAATGATAAGACTTTCATGCAATGATACCAATCTGGTTGAAACTACAGCCTTCATAATATCCTTCATAGGTACACTGGCACCCTTTATCATAACTGTGTCCTCTTATGTTTACATCatcaaaaacattttaagaatCCCATCCACCACTGGTAAACAAAAGGCATTCTCTACATGCTCCTCTCACTTGACTGTGGTTGCTTGCTTCTATGGCTCCCTGATGATAGTCTATGTCTTACCAAACATCAGTTCACTGAGTGACTTGAAGAAACTCTTTTCTCTGTTCTACACTTTGCTCACCCCACTAGTCAATCCTCTTGTGTACAGCTTGAGGAACAAAGAGGTaaaggaagcaattaaaaaaacattcCAGATGTTTCAGAGAACTTATTAA
- the LOC117058626 gene encoding olfactory receptor 6B1-like, with translation MAGNILIILLVVNNQHLHTPMYFFLGNLSCLETCYSSAIMPRMLVSFLTGDRTISVHGCFAQLYFFGCLAGTECYFLAVMSYDRYLAICKPLHYAMLMNGRICIMLIVGSWVSGSLGISVLIYLVSQLRFCGPNKINHFFCDFTPMVRLSCNETGLVETTAFIVSSLATLPPLIITVSSYVCIIKSILRIPSTIGKQKAFSTCSSHLTVVACFYGSLMIVYVLPNMSSLIDLKKLLSLLYTMLTPLVNPLVYSLRNKEVKDAAKKTFKLFQRAH, from the coding sequence ATGGCTGGGAACATCCTCATTATTCTGTTAGTGGTGAATAATCAGCACCTCCACACGCCAATGTATTTCTTCCTGGGAAATCTCTCCTGCTTGGAGACTTGCTATAGCTCAGCCATCATGCCGAGGATGCTGGTTAGTTTTCTGACTGGAGACAGAACCATTTCTGTTCATGGATGCTTTGCACAGCTGTATTTCTTTGGATGTCTTGCAGGAACAGAATGTTACTTCCTAGCAGTGATGTCATATGATCGCTATTTAGCAATTTGCAAGCCACTGCATTATGCGATGCTCATGAATGGAAGAATTTGCATCATGCTTATTGTTGGATCATGGGTCAGTGGATCATTGGGTATTAGTGTCCTAATATATTTGGTATCTCAGCTAAGATTCTGTGGGCCCAACAAAATCAATCATTTTTTCTGTGACTTCACCCCCATGGTAAGACTTTCCTGCAATGAGACTGGTTTGGTTGAAACGACAGCCTTCATTGTCTCCTCTTTAGCCACACTACCTCCACTTATAATAACTGTGTCATCTTATGTGTGTATTATCAAAAGCATTTTAAGAATCCCATCCACCATTGGTAAACAAAAGGCATTCTCCACATGCTCCTCTCACCTGACTGTGGTTGCCTGCTTCTATGGCTCCCTGATGATAGTCTATGTCTTACCAAATATGAGTTCCTTGATTGACCTGAAGAAACTATTATCTTTGTTATACACTATGCTCACCCCTCTGGTCAATCCCCTTGTGTACAGTCTGAGGAACAAAGAAGTAAAAGATGCAGCAAAGAAAACTTTCAAGCTGTTTCAGAGAGCTCACTAA
- the LOC117057833 gene encoding olfactory receptor 2AP1-like: MQHLNNSEWQNVTGITEFLLLGFRNVENLNILLFLLFLVIYIVTLSGNLLIVALVMAEQHLHTPMYFFLSNLSFVEICYTSTILPRMLNSFLTGDKTISFVGCILQMHLFSTLGATECYLLAVMSYDRYLAICRPLHYVTLMDNRTCILLVSISWLIGSLLITILTSLLTQLTFCSQYQIDHFFCDFTPVVRLSCSDTQVIETAAFITSSIGILPTFLITVTSYIFIITTILKIPSMTGRQKAFSTCSSHLTVVSVFYGSLTFVYILPTNGKFKDLNKVFSFLYTILTPMANPFIYSLRNKDVKDILGKALCQLGFCSCIH; the protein is encoded by the coding sequence ATGCAGCATTTGAACAACTCAGAATGGCAAAACGTCACAGGTATCACCGAATTCCTTCTCCTTGGATTTAGGAATGTTGAGAACTTGAATATACTCCTCTTTTTGTTATTTCTAGTCATCTATATTGTGACTCTGTCTGGTAATCTCCTCATTGTTGCACTTGTCATGGCTGAGCAGCACCTTCACACTCCCATGTATTTCTTTCTGTCAAATTTGTCCTTCGTGGAGATATGCTACACCTCAACTATCTTACCCAGAATGCTGAACAGTTTTCTTACAGGGGACAAAACCATTTCTTTTGTGGGCTGCATCCTACAGATGCATTTATTTTCCACCTTGGGAGCTACTGAATGTTACCTCTTGGCAGTGATGTCATATGATCGCTACCTAGCCATATGTAGGCCATTGCATTATGTCACACTTATGGACAACAGAACATGCATCCTGCTGGTTTCAATATCCTGGTTAATTGGGTCGCTGCTTATAACCATCTTAACATCTTTGTTGACCCAGCTCACATTCTGCAGCCAATATCAAATTGACCATTTCTTTTGTGATTTTACACCTGTAGTGAGACTGTCTTGCAGTGACACCCAGGTTATTGAAACTGCAGCTTTCATAACATCATCCATCGGAATTCTACCCACATTTCTCATAACTGTAACATCTTACATTTTTATCATCACCACAATTCTAAAAATCCCATCTATGACTgggaggcaaaaggccttttctaCCTGCTCTTCTCATCTCACTGTAGTTTCAGTTTTCTATGGATCTTTAACGTTTGTCTACATCTTACCAACAAATGGTAAATTCAAAGATCTAAATAAGGTTTTCTCCTTCTTGTACACAATTCTAACTCCAATGGCCAATCCCTTCATTTACAGCCTAAGGAACAAAGATGTAAAGGATATTCTTGGAAAAGCATTGTGCCAATTGGGTTTTTGTTCTTGTATTCATTGA
- the LOC117057831 gene encoding olfactory receptor 6P1-like → MFILLDFNNEDLWVLFSILFLPVYLVTMAGNILIVILVILDQHLHTPMYFFLGNLSCLEICYSSTIMPRMLVSFLTGDRTISIKGCFTQLYFFGSLAAAECYLLAVMSYDRYLAICRPLHYVMLMNGRICIMLIAGSWISGLLGMNIVLYFVSKLRFCGPNKINHFFCDLTPMVRLSCNDTDLVEKTAFIVSFVAILPPLLITVSSYVCIIRRIIRIPSTTGKQKAFSTCSSHLIVVACFYGSLMIVYVLPNLRALSDLKKVFSLFYTLLTPLVNPIIYSLRNKEVKDAAKKTFKLLQRID, encoded by the coding sequence ATGTTTATCCTATTGGACTTTAATAATGAAGATCTGTGGGTTTTATTTTCCATACTGTTTCTGCCTGTTTACCTTGTGACCATGGCTGGGAACATCCTCATTGTTATTCTAGTGATTCTTGATCAGCATCTTCACACACCCATGTATTTCTTTCTGGGAAACCTGTCCTGCCTGGAGATTTGCTACAGCTCAACCATCATGCCAAGGATGCTGGTCAGTTTTCTGACTGGAGACAGAACTATTTCCATTAAAGGGTGCTTTACACAGCTGTATTTCTTTGGGTCTCTTGCAGCTGCAGAATGTTACTTACTAGCAGTGATGTCATATGATCGCTATTTAGCAATATGTAGGCCACTGCATTACGTGATGCTCATGAATGGCAGAATTTGCATCATGCTCATTGCTGGGTCTTGGATCAGTGGCCTATTGGGTATGAACATTGTACTATATTTCGTATCTAAGCTGAGATTCTGTGGGCCCAACAAAATCAATCATTTTTTCTGTGATTTAACCCCCATGGTAAGACTTTCCTGCAATGACACTGATTTGGTTGAAAAGACAGCCTTCATTGTCTCCTTTGTAGCCATACTACCCCCTCTTCTAATCACTGTGTCATCTTATGTTTGCATTATCAGAAGAATTATAAGAATACCATCTACCACTGGTAAACAAAAGGCATTCTCCACATGCTCCTCTCACCTGATTGTGGTTGCTTGCTTCTATGGTTCGCTGATGATAGTTTATGTCTTACCAAATTTAAGAGCATTGAGTGATTTGAAAAAAGTTTTTTCTCTATTCTACACTCTGCTCACCCCACTAGTCAACCCCATTATATACAGTTTGAGGAACAAAGAGGTAAAGGATGCAGCAAAGAAAACTTTTAAGCTGCTTCAGAGAATTGATTAG